A part of bacterium genomic DNA contains:
- the eno gene encoding phosphopyruvate hydratase translates to MKIKKISALQIINSRAIPTLKTTVCLENGICASASVPQGASTGKYEAKELRDNNPKSFFGYSVGKNIQLIKEKISPALKGIKINDQEKIDQTLIDLDGSEDKSNLGANTILSVSLACAKTAAKAQEKELFQYLGDLSGNKKFHLPTPLFNFINGGKHAQNSLDIQEFLIIPKARSFFEAVKIGDEIYLSLKKLLKQKNYSLGLGDEGGFAPELQSNQEALKLLKEAVNKSSKKAYLGLDVAANSFFKNSVYLVEGTSLSSEQFINYLKEICQKFNIKSIEDPLAETDENSWKKIKKEIKNTQIVGDDLFVTSPKRIEKLGDFATAIIIKPNQIGTLTETLQAIKKAREKGLKIIVSHRSGETEDTFIADLAVGVKAEEIKSGSLARSERVAKYNRLLEIEAKFKLPYFSAL, encoded by the coding sequence ATGAAAATAAAAAAAATTTCTGCTCTACAAATTATCAACTCCAGAGCCATCCCTACTTTAAAAACTACTGTTTGTCTTGAAAATGGTATCTGTGCTTCAGCTTCAGTGCCTCAAGGCGCCTCTACAGGCAAGTATGAGGCTAAAGAACTGAGAGACAACAATCCAAAATCGTTTTTTGGTTATTCTGTAGGCAAAAATATCCAGCTGATAAAAGAAAAAATTAGTCCTGCCTTAAAAGGCATCAAAATCAATGATCAAGAAAAAATTGACCAAACACTTATTGATTTAGACGGCTCTGAAGATAAATCTAATCTTGGCGCTAACACTATTTTGTCTGTTTCTTTAGCTTGCGCGAAAACAGCTGCCAAAGCCCAAGAAAAAGAGCTTTTTCAATATCTCGGAGATCTTAGCGGAAATAAAAAATTCCATCTGCCTACTCCTCTTTTCAACTTTATTAATGGCGGCAAACATGCACAAAACTCTCTTGATATTCAAGAATTCTTAATTATTCCTAAAGCTCGATCTTTTTTTGAGGCAGTTAAAATAGGAGATGAAATCTACCTTTCTCTCAAAAAACTCCTTAAACAGAAAAACTATTCCTTAGGCTTGGGGGACGAAGGCGGTTTTGCTCCTGAATTACAATCCAACCAAGAAGCCTTAAAGCTGCTTAAAGAAGCAGTTAATAAATCTTCTAAAAAGGCTTATCTGGGATTAGATGTGGCTGCTAATAGTTTTTTTAAAAACTCTGTTTATTTGGTTGAGGGAACCTCTTTGAGTTCAGAACAATTTATTAACTACTTAAAAGAAATCTGCCAAAAATTTAACATAAAAAGCATAGAAGATCCCTTGGCAGAAACAGATGAAAACTCTTGGAAAAAGATAAAAAAAGAAATAAAAAATACCCAAATTGTCGGTGACGATCTCTTTGTCACTAGTCCTAAAAGAATAGAAAAATTAGGCGATTTTGCCACCGCTATTATTATTAAACCAAACCAAATCGGCACCCTAACTGAAACACTACAGGCTATTAAAAAAGCAAGAGAAAAAGGCTTAAAAATTATTGTCTCCCATCGCTCCGGAGAAACTGAAGATACCTTTATTGCTGACCTTGCTGTAGGGGTCAAAGCAGAAGAAATAAAATCAGGAAGCCTGGCTCGCTCAGAAAGAGTGGCTAAATATAATCGGCTTTTAGAAATTGAGGCAAAATTCAAACTTCCTTATTTTTCTGCCTTATGA